The genomic region ATAAGAAGTTGTTATTAATCTAAGTTTTTTACCCTTTTGAGTAGCTTCTCTAAGACTTTCAATTATACATCTAAGTCCGCTCCATTTTACAAAGGAAACTAATAAATCAATAGAATCGCAAGTTAAAATCTCCTTATTTATTTCCCCTAACATATTAGGTTCCATACTTGATCCTGTAAATAAGGAACTTTGGGATAATGAAGTAACTGGTTTTAATATTTTTCCTTTTTTAAAAGCCCTACTATTGTTAACTTTATTATATAAAGCACTAAGTATTTCTCCATTCTTATCTATCTCATACTTTTTTATATCTTCTTCATTTGAAACTTTACTTAATATTTCAATTATCTTATTGCAAGCTTCTATTTGTTTTAATAATTTATCTTCGTCAGTTTTTTCCTTATCTCTTATATAATTTAAGGATTTTCTAATTACCTTAGAAATATATTGAGAAAGAATTACCTTTGCTTCTTCTTTATCTAATTTTGATTTATCTATAATAAAATTTTCATTATCTATTTCATTTAAATACTTTTTTATCTCTGTATTTATTACCTGTTCATATAAGCCTTCTTTCAATAAATTCACCCCAAACCTTTTGTTTTACATAATTTATCCATTTTTATTTTATCATATTTCCATATAAAAAATAAAAGTGATAATTACTTATTAGTAACTATCACTTTTTCTTACCTAAACTTCTTCTTCAACTCTTCCACAACCAGCACATCCGCCGGTACCCAAACTTCCTTATCAACTTCCTCTAAGCTTATCCACTTAGCACTATTATGCACATTTAAATTTAATTCGCCCCCTATAACTTCACAAATAAAGCAGTGCATAATTAAATGAAAGCTTGAATAATCATAGTCTATCGTAGTTAAAAATTCTTTAACCTTTATATCAAGCTCTAATTCTTCTTTAATTTCACGAATAAGGGCTTCTTCCCTTGTTTCGCTAGCTTCTATCTTTCCTCCTGGAAACTCCCACATATTATGAAAGTCTCCTCCTTCCCTGCGGGTTATAAATATTTTATTTTCTTTTTTTATTATTGCTGCTGCAACTTCTATAGTTTTCATCTCACATTCCTTCTTTATTGAGTTTTGTTATAATTTTCTTAATAAATATTATATCAATTATGAATTAAAATATCTTATTAACTTCTATATTTCTAACTATAAAAATAGAGACAAGGTCCATTTATAACCCTTGTCTCCATCTCCATTATTCTTATTTTCAACAACTTCCCTCTAGCAACAAACTATCCTTTCCTTCTCACCCGTTTAATCTTATAAACTACGAACAATATGGAATGCTTGATGAACAGCAGTTAGTATTTTGTCTGGTTCTACAGCATCACCTATCTTACTTACATCTACCTTACCATTTAATTCCTCAAATAATTCATTATTTGGAACATAACCAACAGCAAGAATATAAGTATCTGCCTCAATTGAATCTTCCTTATCATCCTTTAGGTATTCAATTCTTTCATCTGTAATCTTAGTAACTTTTGCACTAGTCACTATATTTATATTACAATCTTCAACAAGCTGACGAATAGCTTGATCATTATTCTTACAATGAGCTGCGGTTAGAAGAATATCATCTAAGGCTTCAATTATAGTTACCTTTTCTGCCTTTTCTGCACAATGGCATGCTGTTTCACAGCCAACTAAACCTCCACCTATAACTACAACATTTTTGCCATATTTCTCTTTGCCAACTAATACATCATTTGCTAAAAGAACCTTCTTATTATTAATTCCATCAATTGCAGGAATTAAGGCTCTTGAACCGGTTGCAAGAATAACCTTATCATAATTTCCTCTAAGAACCTCTTCAGCTGTAGCTTCTTTCATTAGTCTAAGCTTAACATTACTGCGATATAATTTTCCCTTTAAATATTCTAAATAATTCTTAACATCCTTCTTAAAGCTTGGACCACCAGCAGCTAGTAAGTTTCCTCCAAGTTCATTAGTCTTTTCCCAAAGCTCAACATCTAAGCCTCTTTCAGCAGCATTTATTGCAGCTACCATTCCTCCTGGACCTCCACCAATAACAAGGACACGTTTTCTTTCATTAGCCTTAGTTACTGGATAATAATCTTCGGCAAAACATAATGGATTTACTGAACAGTGAATTATTTTTCCTGAGAAACCAGCATATAGACATTCATTACATCCAAGGCATGGAACTATATCATAGGTCTCATTTCTTTGTACCTTTCTAAGCCAATGAGGGTCTGCTAATAATTGATGAGCTAGTCCAATAAAATCTGCCTTTCCTTTTTGTAAAGCTTCTTCTGCTAGAGCTGGATTATTAAGCTTTCCTTGAGATAAAACTGGAATATTTACATGTTTTTTTATTTCTGCTGCTATATCAATTTGTGTTCCTGGTTCCTGATAAACTGTATTAATTGCTTTATACCAAGCTTCATAGCAGCCTGTATCTATATGAAGAGCATCTACTCCTGCTTCTTCTAGCATTTTTGCCATTTCTATACCTTCATCTAATTCACGACCGCCTTCTACTCCATGATATGGTGTAAATTTATATAAAATTGGGAAATCATCTCCGCATAACTTCTTTATTTCTGCTATACATTCTAAAGAGAATTTCATTCTTCCTTTTAGGTCTCCGCCATACTCATCAGTACGCTTATTCCATAAAGTTGATTGGAATTGATCCATTAAATAGCCACCATAGCCATGTAGTTCTACTGCATCTGCTCCTGCAGCCTTTGCCATTACTGCAGCTTCTCCCATTTTCTTTACTAAATCTTGAATTTGTTCTACAGTATATTCCCTACATTTTACATCAGGGAACCAAAAGGAATCTACTTCACTAGCAGAATATGGCCTAATATCTCCTGTTGTAAACTGCATTCTTCCTAAACCTGGTGTTAATTGTACACAAAGTTTTGAAGCATTATAATGAATACGACGAGCTAGGAAATTTAATTGTTCAAAAGATCTACGGCTTTCTAAAACATTACAAGCCCTTGCTTCATACTTTAAAGTTACTTGATTTGCTCCAGTAATAATTAAGCCTATACCGCCTTTTGCTCTTTCTTCAAGATAGCGAATAGCACGATCTGAAAATGAACCATCTGATTCTGTTACTGTACCCATTGGTGCCATATAAACACGGTTTTTTAATTCTAACTTTCCAATATAACCTTTCTCTAATAGCTTCATTAAAATCCCCCTTCACAGCAAATAAACTAATTGGTAAATTTTTTCTTTATTTCTGTACACTTTATTTATACTCTTGTACAGTTAAAAATATAACAATCTAGTCCTTAAAATTAACTCTTAGC from Clostridium isatidis harbors:
- a CDS encoding FAD-dependent oxidoreductase; the protein is MKLLEKGYIGKLELKNRVYMAPMGTVTESDGSFSDRAIRYLEERAKGGIGLIITGANQVTLKYEARACNVLESRRSFEQLNFLARRIHYNASKLCVQLTPGLGRMQFTTGDIRPYSASEVDSFWFPDVKCREYTVEQIQDLVKKMGEAAVMAKAAGADAVELHGYGGYLMDQFQSTLWNKRTDEYGGDLKGRMKFSLECIAEIKKLCGDDFPILYKFTPYHGVEGGRELDEGIEMAKMLEEAGVDALHIDTGCYEAWYKAINTVYQEPGTQIDIAAEIKKHVNIPVLSQGKLNNPALAEEALQKGKADFIGLAHQLLADPHWLRKVQRNETYDIVPCLGCNECLYAGFSGKIIHCSVNPLCFAEDYYPVTKANERKRVLVIGGGPGGMVAAINAAERGLDVELWEKTNELGGNLLAAGGPSFKKDVKNYLEYLKGKLYRSNVKLRLMKEATAEEVLRGNYDKVILATGSRALIPAIDGINNKKVLLANDVLVGKEKYGKNVVVIGGGLVGCETACHCAEKAEKVTIIEALDDILLTAAHCKNNDQAIRQLVEDCNINIVTSAKVTKITDERIEYLKDDKEDSIEADTYILAVGYVPNNELFEELNGKVDVSKIGDAVEPDKILTAVHQAFHIVRSL
- the mutT gene encoding 8-oxo-dGTP diphosphatase MutT, which translates into the protein MKTIEVAAAIIKKENKIFITRREGGDFHNMWEFPGGKIEASETREEALIREIKEELELDIKVKEFLTTIDYDYSSFHLIMHCFICEVIGGELNLNVHNSAKWISLEEVDKEVWVPADVLVVEELKKKFR